The following coding sequences are from one Biomphalaria glabrata chromosome 8, xgBioGlab47.1, whole genome shotgun sequence window:
- the LOC106073473 gene encoding zinc finger protein 678-like isoform X1, whose translation MSIMDDMKQNLNELRTVIKTEKIERSLPLETLENSLTGHIFEFILKEEAQTSEELIHPMLDDIKENFTNDLENVIKIEKIESSLHSETPEITSTGHTAEEISAEERQSYEEQSHSVLDDIKQDYTNDLKNAMKIEKTESILHSETPENISTGHTLEQFLAEEKQKKMINKNQEWTLNQDMYARNTKKDWYAPNLNDEGEFSYYKRTNQLIYEDEKLEQFQLDTEKISTSFKVKRNKMNHLSKKPFKCKICQKEFKYPSKFKCHELIHSDKKPFKCQICQKEFKQPSILKCHELIHSGKKLFKCKFCQKEFKQPSILIRHELIHSGKKPFKCQICQKEFNQSSILKRHELIHSGKKPFKCKICQKEFNQSSILKRHELIHCNEKPFKCQICQKEFNYPSILIRHELIHSNEKPFKCQICQKEFNQPSLLKCHELIHSGKKLFKCKFCQKEFKQPSILIRHELIHSGKKPFKCQICQTEFNQSSILKRHELIHSGKKPFKCKICPKKFNQSSILKRHELIHSNEKPFKCKICPKKFTQFSNLKSHESIHSNEKPFKCQICQKEFNQPSILKCHELIHSGKKLFKCKFCQKEFKQPSILIRHELIHSGKKPFKCQICQKEFNQSSILKRHELIHSGKKPFKCKICQKEFNQSSILKRHELIHCNEKPFKCKICQKEFNQSSILKRHELIHCNEKPFKCKICQKEFTHTSYLKSHELIHSGKKPFTCKICLKEFTMSSSLKRHELVHSSKNSF comes from the exons ATGTCAATTATGGATGACatgaaacaaaacttaaatgaaCTCAGAACTGTCATTAAAACTGAGAAGATAGAAAGGTCTCTGCCTTTAGAGACACTGGAAAACAGTTTAACTGGTCACATTTTCGAATTTATTTTGAAGGAAGAGGCACAG ACATCTGAAGAACTAATACACCCAATGTTGGATGACATAAAAGAAAACTTCACTAATGATCTCGAAAATGTCATAAAAATTGAGAAGATAGAATCCTCTTTACATTCAGAGACACCAGAAATTACCTCCACTGGTCATACTGCTGAAGAAATTTCTGCAGAAGAAAGACAG tcataTGAAGAACAAAGTCACTCAGTGTTGGATGACATTAAACAAGACTATACAAATGATCTAAAAAATGCCATGAAAATTGAAAAGACAGAATCCATTTTACATTCAGAGACACCAGAAAATATTTCCACTGGTCATACTTTAGAACAATTTTTAGCAGAAGAGAAACAG aaaaaaatgataaataagAATCAAGAATGGACTTTAAACCAAGATATGTATGCTAGAAACACCAAGAAAGATTGGTATGCTCCAAACTTAAATGATGAGGGAGAATTTTCTTATTACAAAAGAACCAACCAGCTGATTTACGAAGATGAAAAATTGGAGCAATTTCAATTGGATACAGAAAAAATCTCAACTTcatttaaagtaaaaagaaataaaatgaatcACTTAAGTAAgaagccatttaaatgtaaaatatgtcagaaagaaTTCAAGTACCCTTCTAAGTTTAAATGCCATGAACTAATACATTCTGataaaaagccatttaaatgtcaaatttgtcaaaaagaatTCAAACAGCCCTCCATATTAAAATGCCATGAACTAATACATTCTggtaaaaagctatttaaatgtaaattttgtcaaAAAGAATTCAAACAGCCCTCCATATTAATACGCCATGAACTAATACATTCTggtaaaaagccatttaaatgtcaaatttgtcaaaaagaatTTAATCAGTCCTCCATATTAAAACGCCATGAACTAATACATTCTggtaaaaagccatttaaatgtaaaatttgtcaaaaagaatTCAATCAGTCCTCCATATTAAAACGGCATGAACTAATACATTGTAatgaaaagccatttaaatgtcaaatttgtcaaaaagaatTTAATTATCCCTCCATATTAATACGCCATGAACTAATACATTCTAatgaaaagccatttaaatgtcaaatttgtcaaaaagaatTCAATCAGCCCTCCTTATTAAAATGCCATGAACTAATACATTCTggtaaaaagctatttaaatgtaaattttgtcaaAAAGAATTCAAACAGCCCTCCATATTAATACGCCATGAACTAATACATTCTggtaaaaagccatttaaatgtcaaatttgtcaaaCAGAATTCAATCAGTCCTCCATATTAAAACGCCATGAACTAATACATTCTggtaaaaagccatttaaatgtaaaatttgtccAAAAAAATTCAATCAGTCCTCCATATTAAAACGGCATGAACTAATACATTCTAatgaaaagccatttaaatgtaaaatttgtccGAAAAAATTTACTCAGTTCTCCAACTTAAAATCTCATGAATCAATACATTCTAatgaaaagccatttaaatgtcaaatttgtcaaaaagaatTCAATCAGCCCTCCATATTAAAATGCCATGAACTAATACATTCTggtaaaaagctatttaaatgtaaattttgtcaaAAAGAATTCAAACAGCCCTCCATATTAATACGCCATGAACTAATACATTCTggtaaaaagccatttaaatgtcaaatttgtcaaaaagaatTCAATCAGTCCTCCATATTAAAACGCCATGAACTAATACATTCTggtaaaaagccatttaaatgtaaaatttgtcaaaaagaatTCAATCAGTCCTCCATATTAAAACGTCATGAACTAATACATTGTAatgaaaagccatttaaatgtaaaatttgtcaaaaagaatTCAATCAGTCCTCCATATTAAAACGTCATGAACTAATACATTGTAatgaaaagccatttaaatgtaaaatttgtcaaaaagaatTCACTCATACCTCCTACTTAAAATCCCATGAACTAATACATTCTGGTAAAAAGCCATTTACATGTAAAATTTGTCTGAAAGAATTCACTATGTCCTCCTCCTTAAAACGCCATGAGTTAGTACATTCTagtaaaaattcattttaa
- the LOC106073473 gene encoding uncharacterized protein LOC106073473 isoform X5 has product MSIMDDMKQNLNELRTVIKTEKIERSLPLETLENSLTGHIFEFILKEEAQTSEELIHPMLDDIKENFTNDLENVIKIEKIESSLHSETPEITSTGHTAEEISAEERQSYEEQSHSVLDDIKQDYTNDLKNAMKIEKTESILHSETPENISTGHTLEQFLAEEKQCSLWFSCKGRVRKRN; this is encoded by the exons ATGTCAATTATGGATGACatgaaacaaaacttaaatgaaCTCAGAACTGTCATTAAAACTGAGAAGATAGAAAGGTCTCTGCCTTTAGAGACACTGGAAAACAGTTTAACTGGTCACATTTTCGAATTTATTTTGAAGGAAGAGGCACAG ACATCTGAAGAACTAATACACCCAATGTTGGATGACATAAAAGAAAACTTCACTAATGATCTCGAAAATGTCATAAAAATTGAGAAGATAGAATCCTCTTTACATTCAGAGACACCAGAAATTACCTCCACTGGTCATACTGCTGAAGAAATTTCTGCAGAAGAAAGACAG tcataTGAAGAACAAAGTCACTCAGTGTTGGATGACATTAAACAAGACTATACAAATGATCTAAAAAATGCCATGAAAATTGAAAAGACAGAATCCATTTTACATTCAGAGACACCAGAAAATATTTCCACTGGTCATACTTTAGAACAATTTTTAGCAGAAGAGAAACAG TGCTCATTATGGTTCTCTTGTAAAGGGAGAGTGAGGAAAAGGAACTAG